The window TCTGGTATATGCCCGCAAGCGCACCCGGCTCCCGCTCCGACCTCGTCAAAGCTTTTCACCACATCGGCGACAGAATTTCGCATCCAGGTCGTGACTCCCAGCTCCACAACCCGAACACGCCATAGCCACATGATGCCCCAGATCCTTGCGCGTTAACTCGGCCGTAACAATCCCGGTCGGTACCGCGATGATCCCGTAGCCCATTATCATCACAACCGCAGCCAGCGCTTGCCCGAGATTGGTCTGAGGGGAAATGTCCCCGTATCCCACGGTGGTCAGGGTTACAATCGCCCAGTAAATGCCCCGCGGAATACTCGTAAAGCCGTTTTCCGACCCTTCGATGAGATACATCAATGAGCCGAGGATGACAACAAGCGTCATCACCGCGAAGATGAAGATGAGGATCTTGTGCCGACTCGCACGCAGGGCCCGCACCAACACGTCGGCCTCCGTAAGAAACTGGGCCAGGCGCAAGACTCGAAACACCCGGAGAATCCTGAGCAGACGGATGACGAGAAGGAACTGCGCACCGGGAAGCAGGACACTCAGGTATGTCGGGATTGTGCCGAGAAAATCCACGACCCCGAAGAAACTGAATA of the Rhodothermales bacterium genome contains:
- a CDS encoding ion transporter encodes the protein MLRTVPPKQYAPRPGLRGALNEVIFGVDSPKGRAFDIGLIAVIVLSVIAVMLESVATIRLEYSRALIIAEWIFTVLFTIEYILRLYSAKSPLGYVFSFFGVVDFLGTIPTYLSVLLPGAQFLLVIRLLRILRVFRVLRLAQFLTEADVLVRALRASRHKILIFIFAVMTLVVILGSLMYLIEGSENGFTSIPRGIYWAIVTLTTVGYGDISPQTNLGQALAAVVMIMGYGIIAVPTGIVTAELTRKDLGHHVAMACSGCGAGSHDLDAKFCRRCGEKL